A single window of Malus sylvestris chromosome 5, drMalSylv7.2, whole genome shotgun sequence DNA harbors:
- the LOC126622498 gene encoding cysteine-rich receptor-like protein kinase 7 — MCKLPRVRLPRLSLTVWILDYTIKSQHITFVRASGYIAPEYAIEGIYSVKSDIFSFGILLLEITTGRKNFLGFNCRFPTLLAHAWQSWNEGKGLDLIDPILSKDSCRPDQVLRYIHIGLLCVQEDENSRPTMSSVVLMLKTETISLPKPERPAFFTGRSTNMQDQIAANSCTINGLTISDDLPR; from the exons atGTGTAAATTACCAAGGGTTAGATTACCAAGGTTGTCACTTACTGTGTGGATATTAGATTACACTATCAAG TCTCAACACATTACTTTTGTACGTGCAAGTGGTTACATAGCTCCAGAATATGCAATAGAAGGAATATATTCAGTAAAATCAGATATCTTTAGCTTTGGTATACTCCTGCTTGAGATCACCACAGGGAGAAAGAACTTTTTAGGCTTTAACTGCCGTTTTCCTACACTTCTAGCACAC GCTTGGCAATCATGGAATGAAGGAAAAGGGTTGGATTTGATAGATCCAATACTGTCGAAAGATTCATGCAGGCCAGATCAAGTTTTGAGATACATCCACATTGGACTATTGTGTGTTCAAGAGGATGAAAACAGTAGGCCGACCATGTCATCAGTTGTTTTAATGTTGAAAACTGAAACTATTAGTCTTCCCAAACCTGAGCGACCGGCATTTTTTACAGGAAGATCTACAAATATGCAGGATCAAATAGCTGCTAATAGTTGCACCATCAATGGTTTAACAATTTCTGATGATCTTCCCCGTTAa